One Deinococcus sp. LM3 genomic region harbors:
- a CDS encoding TRAP transporter permease: protein MSDPTRPISTDPALTPPGTEMTEGERRAIEMVEAAETGGRKLGGWQRPLVTVVAVAWCLYQMYAAQVGNIDTLTLRATHLGFAFFLAYLVFPFRKTPGRPQTRVPWYDWVLGIGATGTAAYLITQYPKIAGEQGAVLNATDVWVGSGMVILLLLAAWRTIGIAMPIVAGVFMLYALTGPRGLIRGDLGPQLQLHAGQTWPQVVGQLFANTEGIFGTAIGVSAQIVFLFVLFGAIFDKLGAGEWFMNIAQGLLGGFRGGPAKASVFSSALNGIISGSAVSNVVTGGNITIGTMKRVGYTAEKAGAIEVASSSNGQLMPPVMGAAAFIMAQNLNIEYRTLILAAAIPAFLCYGALLVATHIEALKLNLRGLPKNELPRVRQTLISGWYYLLPLGYLIGTLTINPEANPERVALNTIFGMIGMMFVQEAFFAARDGRGTGRGLLDGGRKLIEAFEGGARSMIGIAIATAAAGIIVGIVTITGLGFGLADIVQLASDGVRSLLGFAGPEVAGFAAILIVLVMAQLIALILGMGLPTTANYILMSALIVPIIAKVAGLDTGNPAEMLPVHMFVFYFGIMADSTPPVALAAFAAAAISGGNPVATGVQAFKYELRTALLAYMMFFNPALLLIAGGRLSGLSFADAVPMIVFAFIGLVAFTAATMRFLHRRTNPVQILLLLIASFILIIPTQLLWNLAALALIAAVYFWQKAAARSEPPAQPPVTPVLS from the coding sequence ATGAGTGACCCTACCCGACCGATCAGCACTGACCCTGCCCTGACCCCGCCCGGCACCGAGATGACCGAGGGCGAACGCCGCGCCATCGAGATGGTCGAGGCCGCCGAGACCGGCGGACGCAAACTCGGAGGCTGGCAGCGGCCCCTCGTCACGGTGGTCGCCGTGGCGTGGTGCCTGTACCAGATGTACGCCGCGCAGGTCGGCAACATCGACACCCTGACCCTGCGCGCCACGCACCTGGGGTTCGCCTTCTTCCTGGCGTACCTGGTCTTCCCCTTCCGCAAGACGCCGGGCCGCCCGCAGACGCGCGTGCCCTGGTACGACTGGGTCCTGGGCATCGGCGCGACCGGCACCGCCGCGTACCTGATCACGCAGTACCCCAAGATCGCCGGCGAGCAGGGCGCCGTCCTGAACGCCACCGACGTGTGGGTGGGCAGCGGCATGGTGATCCTGCTGCTGCTGGCCGCGTGGCGAACCATCGGGATCGCCATGCCGATCGTGGCGGGCGTGTTCATGCTGTACGCCCTGACCGGCCCGCGCGGCCTGATCCGGGGTGACCTGGGCCCGCAGCTGCAGCTGCACGCCGGGCAGACCTGGCCGCAGGTGGTGGGCCAGCTGTTCGCGAATACCGAGGGCATCTTCGGGACGGCCATCGGCGTCTCGGCGCAGATCGTGTTCCTGTTCGTGCTGTTCGGCGCGATCTTCGACAAGCTCGGGGCCGGCGAGTGGTTCATGAACATCGCGCAGGGACTGCTGGGCGGTTTCCGGGGCGGCCCGGCCAAGGCCAGCGTGTTCAGCAGCGCCCTGAACGGCATCATCTCGGGCTCGGCGGTCAGTAACGTCGTGACCGGCGGGAACATCACCATCGGCACCATGAAGCGGGTGGGCTACACCGCCGAGAAGGCCGGGGCCATCGAGGTCGCCAGCTCCAGCAACGGCCAGCTGATGCCGCCCGTGATGGGCGCGGCGGCCTTCATCATGGCGCAGAACCTGAACATCGAGTACCGCACCCTGATTCTCGCGGCGGCCATCCCGGCGTTCCTGTGCTACGGCGCGCTGCTGGTCGCCACGCACATCGAGGCGCTGAAACTGAACCTGCGGGGCCTGCCGAAAAACGAGCTGCCGCGCGTCCGGCAGACGCTGATCAGCGGCTGGTACTACCTGCTGCCGCTGGGGTACCTGATCGGCACGCTGACCATCAACCCGGAAGCCAATCCGGAACGCGTGGCGCTGAACACCATCTTCGGGATGATCGGGATGATGTTCGTGCAGGAGGCCTTCTTCGCGGCGCGTGACGGGCGCGGCACGGGCCGGGGCCTGCTGGACGGCGGGCGCAAACTGATCGAGGCCTTCGAGGGCGGCGCGCGGTCCATGATCGGCATCGCCATCGCCACGGCCGCCGCCGGGATCATCGTGGGCATCGTGACCATCACGGGCCTGGGCTTCGGACTGGCCGACATCGTGCAGCTCGCCAGCGACGGCGTGCGCTCGCTGCTGGGCTTCGCGGGACCCGAGGTCGCGGGCTTCGCGGCGATCCTGATCGTGCTGGTCATGGCGCAGCTGATCGCCCTGATCCTGGGCATGGGCCTGCCCACCACCGCGAACTACATCCTGATGAGCGCCCTGATCGTGCCGATCATCGCCAAGGTCGCGGGTCTGGATACCGGCAACCCGGCCGAGATGCTGCCCGTGCACATGTTCGTGTTCTACTTCGGGATCATGGCCGACAGCACGCCCCCGGTGGCGCTCGCGGCCTTCGCGGCGGCCGCCATCAGCGGCGGGAACCCGGTCGCGACCGGCGTGCAGGCCTTCAAGTACGAGCTGCGCACGGCGCTGCTGGCGTACATGATGTTCTTCAACCCGGCCCTGCTGCTGATCGCGGGGGGACGCCTGAGCGGCCTGAGCTTCGCGGACGCCGTTCCCATGATCGTGTTCGCGTTCATCGGGCTGGTGGCGTTCACGGCCGCCACCATGCGGTTCCTGCACCGCCGCACGAACCCCGTGCAGATCCTGCTGCTGCTGATCGCGTCGTTCATCCTGATCATTCCCACGCAGCTCCTGTGGAACCTCGCGGCGCTGGCGCTGATCGCCGCCGTGTACTTCTGGCAGAAGGCCGCCGCGCGCTCCGAACCGCCCGCGCAGCCCCCGGTCACGCCGGTCCTCAGCTGA
- a CDS encoding ABC transporter substrate-binding protein, which produces MKKTLLTLTALALLATTAQARSWEEIKKSGTIKIATEGAFPPFNVIKGKELTGFEVDLANQLARQLGLKVQWVTQPFDSLLIGLQQDRYDFVIASHGITPERAKAVDFSNPHYCTGGAVVSRVGGPKTAASLKGKTVAVQVGTTYLENVRKVPGIKEVKTFPKDTDAQAALMAGRVDAWVGDKFTGLDLVKAQKGKLVAGSLLFNERIGMAVKKGNSGLLKELNAALAKSLSDGSYAKLSGQYFGTDVRCSN; this is translated from the coding sequence ATGAAGAAAACCCTGCTGACCCTGACCGCCCTGGCCCTGCTGGCCACCACTGCCCAGGCCCGCTCCTGGGAAGAGATCAAGAAGAGCGGCACCATCAAGATCGCCACCGAGGGCGCGTTCCCGCCCTTCAACGTCATCAAGGGCAAGGAACTGACGGGCTTCGAGGTGGACCTCGCCAACCAGCTGGCCCGTCAGCTGGGCCTGAAAGTCCAGTGGGTCACGCAGCCCTTCGACAGCCTGCTGATCGGACTGCAACAGGACCGCTACGATTTCGTGATCGCCAGCCACGGCATCACGCCCGAGCGTGCCAAGGCCGTGGATTTCAGCAACCCGCACTACTGCACGGGCGGCGCGGTCGTCAGTCGCGTGGGCGGCCCGAAAACGGCCGCCAGCCTGAAAGGCAAGACGGTGGCCGTGCAGGTCGGCACCACCTACCTCGAGAACGTCCGCAAGGTGCCGGGCATCAAGGAAGTCAAGACCTTCCCCAAGGACACTGACGCGCAGGCCGCGCTGATGGCGGGCCGCGTGGACGCCTGGGTGGGCGACAAGTTCACGGGTCTGGACCTCGTCAAAGCCCAGAAGGGCAAACTGGTCGCCGGAAGCCTGCTGTTCAACGAGCGCATCGGCATGGCCGTCAAGAAGGGCAACTCGGGCCTGCTGAAGGAACTGAACGCCGCCCTCGCCAAGTCCCTGAGCGACGGCAGCTACGCCAAGCTGAGCGGCCAGTACTTCGGCACCGACGTCCGCTGCAGCAACTGA
- a CDS encoding MFS transporter translates to MPRMTPAPPRAWDRNERLGILNGWAVFTGDGFLNVSVVVVGFAARLGAPNWVIGLLPAIAAGGWMLPQLLVAARVRSLPFKLPVYRSAALVRTGTYVAMVLIAALLSHDPALCLTLFVLAMMLNALASGVSGLPFLEVVSKTVPAERRPRFFGTRNLYGGLLAFAAGLLVRWILASDLPFPLNYALIFALGTAAFTFGYWVFGLVKEPPDPPLLALGLRGELRAMPQTLRDPHFRAFLTVRLLLAGASMSEPFFAVNALRELNYPAATLGIFVMALTGAAPLSNIVWQRVAERKGSRRIIRYASVCYGLAPLYAVLVGALGLNAWAYLGVFVLSSVATQGFNLGHTNHLLNIAPEHARSRYIGTLNTLVGAALFTPVLGGLLADRVGYTPVFVLSGALCAAAWWQCGKLRRDA, encoded by the coding sequence ATGCCCCGCATGACGCCTGCGCCCCCCCGCGCCTGGGACCGGAACGAACGGCTGGGCATCCTGAACGGCTGGGCGGTGTTCACCGGGGACGGGTTCCTGAACGTGTCGGTGGTCGTGGTGGGGTTCGCCGCGCGGCTGGGCGCGCCCAACTGGGTGATCGGGCTGCTCCCGGCCATCGCGGCGGGCGGGTGGATGCTGCCGCAGCTGCTGGTGGCCGCGCGCGTGCGGAGCCTGCCGTTCAAGTTACCGGTGTACCGCTCGGCGGCGCTCGTCCGGACCGGCACGTACGTGGCGATGGTCCTGATCGCGGCGCTGCTGAGCCACGACCCGGCGCTGTGCCTGACGCTGTTCGTGCTGGCCATGATGCTCAATGCCCTGGCGTCCGGCGTGTCGGGCCTGCCCTTCCTGGAGGTGGTCAGCAAGACCGTCCCGGCCGAGCGGCGCCCCCGGTTCTTCGGGACGCGGAACCTGTACGGGGGGCTGCTGGCCTTCGCGGCGGGCCTGCTGGTCCGCTGGATTCTGGCGTCGGACCTGCCGTTCCCGCTGAACTACGCGCTGATCTTCGCGCTGGGCACGGCGGCGTTCACGTTCGGGTACTGGGTGTTCGGGCTGGTGAAGGAACCGCCGGACCCGCCGCTGCTGGCGCTGGGGCTGCGCGGGGAACTGCGAGCCATGCCGCAGACGCTGCGTGACCCGCACTTCCGGGCGTTCCTGACGGTGCGGCTGCTGCTGGCCGGGGCCAGCATGAGCGAACCGTTCTTCGCGGTGAACGCGCTGCGCGAACTGAACTACCCGGCGGCCACGCTGGGCATCTTCGTCATGGCGCTGACCGGCGCGGCCCCGCTGTCGAACATCGTGTGGCAGCGGGTCGCGGAGCGCAAGGGCTCGCGGCGCATCATCCGGTACGCCAGTGTCTGTTACGGTCTGGCGCCGCTGTACGCCGTGCTGGTCGGCGCGCTGGGCCTGAACGCCTGGGCCTACCTGGGTGTGTTCGTGCTGTCCAGCGTCGCCACGCAGGGGTTCAACCTGGGGCACACGAACCACCTGCTGAACATCGCGCCGGAACACGCCCGCAGCCGTTACATCGGGACGCTGAATACCCTGGTCGGCGCGGCGCTGTTCACGCCGGTCCTGGGTGGCCTGCTGGCCGACCGGGTAGGGTACACGCCGGTGTTCGTCCTGAGTGGCGCGCTGTGCGCCGCCGCGTGGTGGCAGTGCGGGAAGTTGCGCCGGGACGCCTGA
- a CDS encoding tripartite tricarboxylate transporter permease, whose product MEAVASLLAGFETALTPMNLLWALIGVTLGTLVGVLPGIGPALTVALLLPVTAKLPPVSAFIMFAGIYYGGMFGGSTTSILLNTPGESSSIITALEGNKMARRGRAAAALATAAIGSFVAGTIGTILLTFAAPAIANVAVMIPPSAKFALIMLAFVTISATFGTSPLRGLISLFFGLTIGLIGTDLQSGQARFTLGRPELLDGIEFVTVVIGLFAVGETLYVASRLRKDKASVIKLDGNASMTRDDWRRSWKPWLRGTALGFPFGAVPAGGAEIPTFLSYTLEKKLSKHPEEFGKGAIEGVAGPEAANNASAAGVLVPLLTLGLPTSATAAILLAAFQQYGLQPGPLLFITNADLVWGLIASLYIGNVMLLALNLPLAPVWARLLLIPRPFLYAGILVFSTVGVYSLNNSVFDLILLAIFGVIGYGMRRFDFPVTPAIIGVILGPVAESQFRTALQQSNGNPTIFLQSPLTVFILLTVLAALIVPAVLKARASRRG is encoded by the coding sequence ATGGAAGCCGTCGCCTCCCTGCTCGCGGGCTTCGAGACGGCCCTGACGCCCATGAACCTGCTGTGGGCGCTGATCGGCGTGACGCTGGGCACCCTGGTAGGCGTGCTGCCCGGCATCGGCCCGGCCCTGACGGTCGCGCTGCTGCTGCCCGTGACGGCCAAGCTGCCGCCCGTGAGTGCGTTCATCATGTTCGCCGGGATCTACTACGGCGGCATGTTCGGCGGCAGCACCACCAGCATCCTGCTGAACACGCCCGGCGAGAGCAGCAGCATCATCACGGCGCTCGAAGGCAACAAGATGGCCCGCCGGGGCCGCGCCGCCGCCGCGCTCGCCACGGCAGCCATCGGGTCGTTCGTGGCCGGGACCATCGGCACGATCCTGCTGACCTTCGCCGCACCCGCCATTGCCAACGTGGCCGTCATGATCCCGCCCAGCGCCAAGTTCGCGCTGATCATGCTGGCGTTCGTGACCATCAGCGCCACCTTCGGCACGTCCCCGCTGCGCGGCCTGATCAGCCTGTTCTTCGGCCTGACCATCGGCCTGATCGGCACGGACCTGCAGAGCGGACAGGCGCGCTTCACGCTGGGCCGCCCGGAACTGCTCGACGGCATCGAGTTCGTGACCGTGGTCATCGGCCTGTTCGCCGTGGGCGAAACGCTGTACGTCGCCAGCCGCCTGCGAAAAGACAAGGCCAGTGTCATCAAGCTGGACGGCAACGCCAGCATGACCCGCGACGACTGGCGCCGCTCCTGGAAACCCTGGCTGCGCGGCACGGCCCTGGGCTTCCCGTTCGGCGCGGTGCCCGCCGGTGGCGCCGAGATTCCCACGTTCCTGTCGTACACCCTGGAGAAGAAACTCAGCAAACACCCCGAGGAATTCGGCAAGGGCGCCATCGAGGGCGTCGCCGGGCCGGAAGCCGCGAACAACGCCAGCGCGGCGGGCGTACTCGTGCCGCTGCTGACGCTGGGCCTGCCCACCAGCGCCACCGCCGCCATCCTGCTCGCCGCGTTCCAGCAGTACGGCCTGCAACCCGGGCCGCTGCTGTTCATCACGAACGCCGACCTGGTGTGGGGATTGATCGCCAGCCTGTACATCGGGAACGTCATGCTGCTGGCCCTGAACCTGCCGCTGGCCCCCGTCTGGGCGCGGCTGCTGCTGATTCCCCGCCCGTTCCTGTACGCCGGGATTCTGGTGTTCTCCACGGTCGGCGTGTACTCGCTGAACAACTCGGTGTTCGACCTGATCCTGCTCGCCATCTTCGGCGTGATCGGGTACGGCATGCGCCGCTTCGACTTCCCGGTCACGCCTGCCATCATCGGCGTGATCCTGGGGCCGGTCGCCGAGAGTCAGTTCCGCACGGCGCTGCAGCAGAGCAACGGCAACCCCACCATCTTCCTGCAGAGCCCCCTGACGGTGTTCATCCTGCTGACCGTCCTGGCCGCCCTGATCGTCCCGGCTGTCCTGAAAGCCCGCGCGTCCCGCCGGGGCTAA
- a CDS encoding TAXI family TRAP transporter solute-binding subunit: protein MNKRTRQLTAVLILGVTAAALAQGTTFLTIGSGSTTGVYFPVATGMAKMVNDGGNGLRANARSTGGSVFNMNAIASGELDAAVAQNDVVYYAYKGTGLQAFQGKANSKLRTMAVLYPEVLHVVARKDSGIKTIADLKGKRVVIGDLGSGTELTAKQVMEAYGVSFDDLGQALRVSPAQGITLMQDKRADALFYTVGVGASAISQIAQTVDVNMVPVSGNQAASLIKKYPFYVRFNVPAKSYKGVNATVPSVAVQATLVTSTALSEDAVYRAMKAIFDSEADVKGLHPSLNSNFSYTKAVKGIPAPLHAGAVKFFKEKGLNVK, encoded by the coding sequence ATGAACAAACGCACCCGTCAGCTGACCGCTGTCCTGATTCTCGGCGTGACCGCTGCCGCTCTGGCGCAGGGCACCACTTTCCTCACCATCGGGTCCGGCAGTACCACCGGGGTGTACTTCCCGGTCGCGACCGGCATGGCCAAGATGGTCAACGACGGCGGTAACGGCCTGCGCGCCAACGCCCGCTCGACCGGCGGCAGCGTGTTCAACATGAACGCCATCGCCAGCGGTGAACTCGACGCGGCCGTCGCGCAGAACGACGTCGTGTACTACGCCTACAAGGGCACGGGCCTGCAGGCCTTCCAGGGCAAGGCGAACAGCAAGCTGCGCACCATGGCCGTCCTGTACCCCGAGGTCCTGCACGTCGTGGCCCGCAAGGACAGCGGCATCAAGACCATCGCGGACCTCAAGGGCAAGCGCGTGGTGATCGGTGACCTGGGTTCCGGCACGGAACTGACCGCCAAGCAGGTCATGGAGGCGTACGGCGTGAGCTTCGACGACCTGGGGCAGGCGCTGCGCGTGTCGCCCGCGCAGGGCATCACCCTGATGCAGGACAAGCGCGCCGACGCGCTGTTCTACACGGTGGGCGTGGGCGCCAGCGCTATCAGCCAGATCGCGCAGACGGTGGACGTGAACATGGTGCCGGTCAGCGGCAACCAGGCGGCCAGCCTGATCAAGAAGTACCCCTTCTACGTGCGCTTCAACGTGCCCGCCAAGAGCTACAAGGGCGTGAACGCCACCGTGCCCAGCGTGGCGGTGCAGGCCACCCTGGTCACCAGCACGGCGCTCAGCGAGGACGCCGTGTACCGCGCCATGAAGGCCATCTTCGACAGCGAGGCCGACGTGAAGGGCCTGCACCCCAGCCTGAACAGCAACTTCAGTTACACCAAGGCGGTCAAGGGGATTCCCGCACCGCTGCACGCGGGCGCCGTGAAGTTCTTCAAGGAAAAGGGCCTGAACGTCAAGTAA
- the sodA gene encoding superoxide dismutase [Mn] → MAYELPQLPYAYDALEPHIDARTMEIHHTKHHQAYIDNANKALEGTEFAGLSVEELITKLDQVPADKKGALRNNAGGHANHSLFWTVMGPQASGQPSGELADAITAAFGSFDAFKEKFEDAAKTRFGSGWAWLVVKDGALAVVSTANQDSPLMGEAVAGVSGTPILGVDVWEHAYYLNYQNKRPDYLKAFWSVVNWDEVARRYTAAK, encoded by the coding sequence ATGGCTTACGAACTTCCCCAGTTGCCCTACGCCTACGACGCCCTCGAACCCCACATCGACGCGCGCACCATGGAAATCCACCACACCAAGCACCACCAGGCGTACATCGACAACGCGAACAAGGCCCTCGAAGGCACCGAGTTCGCTGGCCTGAGCGTCGAGGAACTGATCACCAAACTCGATCAGGTGCCCGCCGACAAGAAAGGCGCGCTGCGCAACAACGCCGGCGGCCACGCCAACCACAGCCTGTTCTGGACCGTCATGGGCCCCCAGGCCAGCGGGCAGCCCAGTGGTGAACTGGCCGACGCCATCACCGCCGCCTTCGGTTCCTTCGACGCTTTCAAGGAGAAGTTCGAGGACGCCGCCAAGACCCGCTTCGGCAGCGGCTGGGCGTGGCTGGTCGTCAAGGACGGCGCGCTGGCCGTCGTGAGCACCGCCAACCAGGACAGCCCCCTGATGGGCGAGGCCGTCGCCGGCGTCAGCGGCACCCCCATCCTGGGCGTGGACGTGTGGGAACACGCCTACTACCTGAACTACCAGAACAAGCGCCCGGACTACCTGAAGGCCTTCTGGAGCGTCGTGAACTGGGACGAAGTCGCGCGCCGCTACACCGCCGCTAAGTAA
- a CDS encoding chloride channel protein, with translation MRSPLPRAVLNRLETGRLVVLSVLLGALVGGLSIILRLTLDAAVRLGTLITDYAPPGTTGEGGLMMAFGTAAPWGLALLPAVGALYAWLVPARSGDPLTQLVRGYHARGQWPGPLMQARTLLATVLAYGSGLLVGRDAAFTMTGQLGARLMQRVARLDAVEVRTLTLAGAAAALGAVLHAPLAAAVLIAEVLYRRFEFEFEVLMPCVLAAVAGTAVYGLAFGFAPLLSFPDVQVPAGSQVLSFVLVALIATLLGWLSLLACRVVPEAWSEGRYRPLLGLIFGALTAGIALLSTPAVLGDGSGWVQLGAAGFVGAEGVGQGAWRWLLLALGAQIALGGGVLPSVGVGGLLGAGLSSLLGVDTATGSMVGAVAFLTVTLNVPLAAALLAVAWGGETLLPLALVASGVAHLLSGTSGLVPSQIQSRRDSAVHASSAWLPETVRIVRRATPDQPGVPFDAPAPTPGTDVPLDTDLLPGPTAERELYRRGVPPSWRGARLSLLSLPPGVEVVGVVRDGAVRLPRPELRLTSQDELVFLARPDAYNALEGILRLPGS, from the coding sequence ATGCGTTCTCCCCTGCCCCGCGCCGTTCTCAACCGTCTGGAAACCGGGCGGCTGGTGGTGCTCAGTGTTCTGCTGGGCGCCCTGGTAGGCGGCCTGAGTATCATCCTGCGGCTCACCCTGGACGCGGCTGTGCGGCTGGGCACCCTGATCACGGACTACGCGCCGCCCGGCACGACCGGCGAGGGCGGCCTGATGATGGCCTTCGGAACCGCCGCGCCGTGGGGGCTGGCGCTGCTGCCGGCCGTGGGCGCGCTGTACGCGTGGCTGGTCCCGGCCCGCAGCGGCGACCCGCTGACGCAACTGGTGCGCGGCTACCACGCGCGCGGGCAGTGGCCCGGCCCGCTCATGCAGGCGCGGACACTGCTGGCGACCGTGCTGGCCTACGGGTCGGGCCTGCTGGTCGGGCGGGACGCGGCGTTCACCATGACCGGTCAGCTGGGCGCACGCCTGATGCAGCGCGTCGCGCGCCTGGACGCCGTGGAGGTCCGCACCCTGACCCTGGCGGGCGCGGCGGCGGCGCTGGGCGCGGTGCTGCACGCCCCGCTGGCCGCCGCCGTGCTGATCGCCGAGGTGCTGTACCGCCGCTTCGAGTTCGAGTTCGAGGTGCTGATGCCCTGCGTGCTGGCCGCCGTGGCCGGCACCGCCGTGTACGGACTGGCGTTCGGATTCGCGCCGCTGCTGTCGTTCCCGGACGTGCAGGTCCCGGCCGGCTCGCAGGTGCTGTCGTTCGTGCTGGTGGCACTGATCGCCACGCTGCTGGGCTGGCTGTCGCTGCTGGCGTGCCGGGTCGTGCCCGAGGCGTGGTCCGAGGGACGGTACCGGCCGCTGCTGGGCCTGATCTTCGGGGCGCTGACCGCCGGGATCGCCCTGCTGAGCACCCCAGCTGTGCTGGGCGACGGGAGCGGCTGGGTGCAACTGGGCGCCGCCGGGTTCGTGGGCGCCGAGGGGGTCGGCCAGGGCGCGTGGCGCTGGTTGCTGCTGGCGCTGGGCGCGCAGATCGCGCTGGGCGGCGGCGTGCTGCCGTCCGTGGGGGTGGGCGGCCTGCTGGGCGCGGGCCTGAGCAGCTTGCTGGGCGTGGATACCGCGACCGGCAGCATGGTGGGCGCGGTCGCGTTCCTGACCGTCACGCTGAACGTGCCGCTCGCGGCCGCGCTGCTGGCAGTCGCGTGGGGCGGCGAGACGCTGCTGCCGCTGGCACTGGTCGCCAGTGGCGTGGCGCACCTGCTGAGCGGCACCAGTGGCCTCGTGCCGTCGCAGATCCAGTCGCGCCGGGACAGCGCCGTGCACGCCAGTTCCGCGTGGCTGCCGGAAACGGTCCGGATCGTGCGCCGGGCCACGCCGGACCAGCCGGGCGTCCCGTTCGACGCCCCGGCCCCCACGCCCGGAACGGACGTGCCGCTCGACACGGACCTGCTTCCCGGCCCCACCGCCGAGCGGGAGCTGTACCGCCGGGGTGTGCCGCCCAGCTGGCGCGGCGCGCGCCTGAGCCTGCTGAGCCTGCCGCCCGGCGTAGAGGTCGTGGGTGTAGTGCGGGACGGCGCGGTGCGGCTGCCCCGCCCGGAGCTGCGCCTGACCTCGCAGGACGAACTGGTGTTCCTGGCGCGCCCGGACGCCTACAACGCGCTCGAAGGCATCCTGCGCCTGCCGGGCAGCTGA
- a CDS encoding AI-2E family transporter, producing MSSPSPSPSSPSAPRRAVPAADWRQARTVPELLRALWKLPAVRLIVYAALLIVGVRTLLWWSQLLTSVIVTVLVAYGLAFLANPVLSWLQRRRVSRMVGVLLIVVLTLAVTTLLFMTVSSQVTGLINGLPDLARNLKGLLNSSLDRLDSVKGAEGIKDSLSKYIDEQTANLTTNTGLLMERLVSAGPDVLGTLTYLVGWLGQVGFIVTLAMYFMLDYDRVGHGLLRVFPRRWQPTVLRLSEDVSGSFGGFLRGQLLLMITSAVLASAGLIGLGVPNALALGLLSGLLSLIPYVGIVVAAAVPMLLAVGQGAGTVALVALLYFIINQLQGNVLGPLIMGRTVRLSPAAILIALLVGLAVAGVTGAILAVPLTTLLKRWMERYWMTSRAYRGSAGAVPPEPSGP from the coding sequence GTGAGTTCCCCCTCCCCTTCCCCCTCCTCTCCTTCCGCGCCGCGCCGGGCGGTACCGGCAGCGGACTGGCGGCAGGCCCGCACGGTTCCGGAACTGCTCCGCGCCCTGTGGAAACTGCCGGCCGTTCGTCTGATCGTGTACGCCGCGCTGCTGATCGTGGGCGTGCGGACCCTGCTGTGGTGGTCGCAACTGCTGACCAGCGTGATCGTGACGGTCCTCGTCGCCTACGGACTGGCGTTCCTGGCCAACCCGGTGCTGTCGTGGCTACAGCGCCGCCGCGTGAGCCGGATGGTGGGCGTGCTGCTGATCGTCGTCCTGACGCTGGCCGTGACCACGCTGCTGTTCATGACCGTCAGTTCGCAGGTGACGGGCCTGATCAACGGCCTGCCGGACCTCGCGCGGAACCTCAAGGGTCTCCTGAACTCCAGCCTCGACCGGCTGGACAGCGTGAAGGGCGCCGAGGGCATCAAGGACAGCCTCTCGAAGTACATCGACGAGCAGACCGCGAACCTCACCACGAACACGGGCCTGCTGATGGAACGGCTCGTCAGTGCCGGCCCGGACGTGCTGGGCACCCTGACGTACCTGGTCGGCTGGCTGGGACAGGTGGGCTTCATCGTGACGCTCGCCATGTACTTCATGCTCGACTACGACCGGGTCGGTCACGGCCTGCTACGGGTGTTCCCGCGCCGCTGGCAGCCCACCGTGCTGCGCCTCTCGGAGGACGTCAGCGGCTCCTTCGGCGGGTTCCTGCGCGGCCAGCTGCTCCTGATGATCACCAGCGCCGTGCTGGCCAGCGCAGGCCTGATCGGGCTGGGCGTCCCGAACGCACTGGCACTGGGCCTGCTGAGCGGCCTGCTGAGCCTGATTCCTTACGTGGGGATTGTCGTGGCGGCCGCCGTGCCGATGCTGCTGGCTGTCGGTCAGGGGGCCGGGACCGTCGCGCTGGTGGCGCTGCTGTACTTCATCATCAACCAGCTGCAGGGCAACGTGCTGGGGCCGCTGATCATGGGCCGCACCGTCCGCCTCAGTCCGGCCGCGATCCTGATCGCGCTGCTGGTCGGACTGGCCGTCGCGGGCGTCACCGGCGCGATCCTGGCGGTTCCGCTCACGACCCTGCTGAAACGCTGGATGGAACGGTACTGGATGACCAGCCGCGCCTACCGGGGCAGCGCCGGGGCCGTCCCGCCCGAACCGTCCGGCCCGTAA